A genomic region of Trifolium pratense cultivar HEN17-A07 linkage group LG3, ARS_RC_1.1, whole genome shotgun sequence contains the following coding sequences:
- the LOC123915009 gene encoding beta-galactosidase 10-like, whose translation MKLCCIFWLLYLVSTSLTFTLVYAGNVTYDGRSLIIDGQRKLLISASIHYPRSVPAMWPGLVQTAKEGGVDVIETYVFWNSHELSPGNYYFGGRFDLVQFAKIVQEAGMYLILRIGPFVAAEWNFGGVPVWLHYIPSTVFRTYNQPFMYHMEKFTTYIVNLMKQEKLFASQGGPIILSQASITLNMPICFHFYHGGTNFGRTAGGPFITTSYDFDAPIDEYGLPRLPKWGHLKELHKAIKLCEHVLLYGKSVSVSLGPSVETVSLGPYVRYLLYDFVGAGVTSVQIKGLNNKTIDLSSNACTYKIGVQGEHLRICEGDGLNSMNWTSTPKPPKGQTLTWYKAIVDAPPGDEPVRLDMLYMGKGFAWLNGEGIGRYWPRISELKKEDCVEECDYRGKFNPNKCDTGCGEPSQKWYHVPRSWFKPSGNVLVFFVEKGGDPTKIMFILHLILAKRPRKADVYTDSSGACAAFIANVDDKNDKTVEFRNASYHLPAWSVSILPDCNNVVFNTAKVSTQTNKIAMIPEKLQQSDKGQKTFKWDVWKENPGIWGKPDFVINGFVDHINTTKDTTDYLWHTTSPSVDENEELLKKGSKPVLLIESKGHALHDFVNQKYQGTAYGNGSHAAFTFKNPVSLKAGKNEIALLSMTVGLQNAGPFYDFVGAGVTSVQIKGLNNKTIDLSSNAWSYKIGVQGEHLRIYEGDGLNSMNWTSTSKPPKGQTLTWYKAIVDAPPGDEPVGLDMLYMGKGCAWLNGEGIGRYWPRISEFKKEDCVEECDYRGKFNPDKCDTGCGEPSQKWYHVPRSLFKPSEEKGGDPTKITFVRRKVVSTA comes from the exons ATGAAGCTGTGTTGCATTTTCTGGTTACTGTATTTGGTATCTACTTCCCTCACATTCACTTTGGTATATGCCGGTAACGTCACCTATGATGGTCGCTCACTCATCATTGATGGCCAACGCAAGCTTCTTATCTCTGCTTCCATTCATTACCCTCGAAGTGTTCCTGCG ATGTGGCCTGGTCTTGTTCAAACAGCCAAGGAAGGTGGTGTGGATGTGATTGAAACCTATGTTTTCTGGAATAGTCATGAGCTTTCTCCCGGAAAT TATTACTTTGGAGGACGGTTTGATCTTGTCCAGTTTGCAAAGATTGTTCAGGAGGCTGGAATGTACTTGATTCTTCGAATCGGCCCATTTGTTGCTGCAGAATGGAATTTTGG TGGAGTGCCAGTATGGTTGCATTATATTCCAAGCACTGTATTCAGGACATACAATCAGCCTTTTATG TATCATATGGAGAAATTTACAACATACATAGTGAACCTAATGAAGCAAGAGAAGCTTTTTGCTTCTCAAGGGGGTCCCATAATCTTATCCCAGGCAAGTATAACATTAAACATGCcaatttgttttcatttc TATCACGGGGGAACAAATTTTGGCCGTACAGCAGGTGGTCCATTCATTACTACAAGTTACGACTTTGATGCCCCAATAGATGAGTATG GATTGCCTAGACTTCCAAAATGGGGACATCTTAAGGAACTTCACAAAGCTATCAAGTTATGTGAGCATGTATTGCTTTATGGAAAATCGGTTAGTGTCTCCCTTGGTCCTTCTGTGGAG ACTGTCTCCCTTGGTCCTTATGTGAGGTATTTGCTTTATGACTTCGTAGGAGCAGGAGTAACAAGTGTACAGATTAAGGGTCTCAACAACAAGACGATAGACTTGTCTTCTAATGCGTGTACTTACAAG ATTGGAGTACAAGGAGAACATCTAAGGATATGCGAGGGAGATGGGTTGAATAGCATGAACTGGACATCTACTCCAAAACCACCAAAAGGGCAGACATTGACATGGTACAAG GCTATTGTGGATGCTCCACCTGGAGATGAACCAGTTAGATTGGATATGTTGTATATGGGAAAAGGTTTTGCCTGGTTAAACGGAGAAGGAATCGGAAGATATTGGCCCAGGATAAGTGAATTGAAGAAGGAAGACTGTGTTGAAGAATGTGACTACAGAGGCAAATTCAATCCAAATAAATGTGACACTGGTTGTGGAGAACCTTCACAGAAATG GTATCATGTTCCACGATCATGGTTCAAGCCATCTGGAAATGTTCTTGTCTTCTTTGTGGAGAAAGGTGGTGATCCAACAAAGATAATGTTC ATACTACACTTGATCTTAGCCAAAAGGCCGAGAAAG GCTGACGTGTATACTGACTCATCTGGAGCGTGTGCTGCCTTTATTGCTAATGTTGATGATAAAAATGATAAGACAGTGGAATTTCGGAATGCATCATATCACTTGCCAGCATGGTCAGTTAGCATTCTTCCTGATTGCAATAATGTAGTGTTCAACACCGCAAAG GTTTCTACCCAGACAAACAAAATTGCAATGATTCCAGAGAAATTGCAGCAATCAGATAAAGGTCAAAAAACTTTTAAATGGGATGTATGGAAGGAGAACCCAGGGATCTGGGGGAAGCCTGACTTTGTCATAAATGGCTTTGTCGACCACATCAATACTACCAAAGATACTACTGATTACCTGTGGCATACAACAAG TCCATCCGTTGATGAAAATGAAGAGCTCCTAAAGAAAGGAAGCAAACCAGTTCTTCTAATAGAATCCAAGGGCCATGCTCTCCATGATTTTGTGAATCAGAAATATCAAG GTACTGCATATGGAAATGGTTCACATGCGGCATTCACTTTTAAGAACCCCGTCTCTCTCAAGGCAGGGAAGAATGAAATTGCATTATTAAGCATGACTGTTGGCTTGCAG aATGCTGGACCATTTTATGACTTCGTAGGAGCAGGAGTAACAAGTGTACAGATTAAGGGTCTCAACAACAAGACGATAGACTTGTCTTCTAATGCGTGGAGTTACAAG ATTGGAGTACAAGGAGAACATCTAAGGATATACGAGGGAGATGGGTTGAATAGCATGAACTGGACATCTACTTCAAAACCACCAAAAGGGCAGACATTGACATGGTACAAG GCTATTGTGGATGCTCCACCTGGAGATGAACCAGTTGGATTGGATATGTTGTATATGGGAAAAGGTTGTGCCTGGTTAAACGGAGAAGGAATCGGAAGATATTGGCCCAGGATAAGTGAATTCAAGAAGGAAGACTGTGTTGAAGAATGTGACTACAGAGGCAAATTCAATCCAGATAAATGTGACACTGGTTGTGGAGAACCTTCACAGAAATG GTATCATGTTCCACGATCGTTGTTCAAGCCATCTGAGGAGAAAGGTGGTGATCCAACAAAGATAACGTTCGTGAGACGTAAAGTAGTATCTACAGCATAG
- the LOC123913378 gene encoding beta-galactosidase 10, translating to MNIFCLLLLSLVSTSLTLVYAAGNVTYDGRSLIINGQRKLLISASIHYPRSVPAMWPGLVQTAKQGGVDVIETYVFWNGHELSPGNYYFGGRFDLVKFAKIVQDAGMYLILRIGPFVAAEWNFGGVPVWLHYIPGTVFRTYNQPFMYHMEKFTTYIVNLMKQEKLFASQGGPIILSQIENEYGYYENYYKEDGKKYALWAAKMAVSQNTSVPWIMCQQWDAPDPVIDTCNSFYCDQFKPTSPNRPKMWTENWPGWFKTFGGRDPHRPAEDVAFSVARFFQKGGSVHNYYMYHGGTNFGRTAGGPFITTSYDYDAPVDEYGLPRLPKWGHLKDLHKAIKLCEHVLLYGKSVNVSLGPSVEADVYTDSSGACAAFIANVDDKNDKTVEFRNASYHIPAWSVSILPDCKNVVYNTAKVTTQTNKIAMIPEKLQQSDKGQKTFKWDVWKENPGIWGKPDFVINGFVDHINTTKDTTDYLWHTTSISIDENEEILKKGSKPVLLIESKGHALHAFVNQKYQGTAYGNGSHSAFTFKNPISLKAGKNEIALLSLTVGLQTAGPFYDFVGAGVTSVKIKGLNNKTIDLSSNAWTYKIGVQGEHLKIYQGNGLNSVSWTSTSEPPKGQTLTWYKAIVDAPPGDEPVGLDMLYMGKGFAWLNGEGIGRYWPRISEFKKEDCVEECDYRGKFNPDKCDTGCGEPSQKWYHVPRSWFKPSGNVLVFFEEKGGDPTKITFVRRKVSTT from the exons ATGAACATTTTCTGTTTACTACTACTGTCTTTGGTTTCAACTTCCCTCACTTTGGTATATGCCGCCGGCAACGTCACTTACGACGGTCGCTCACTCATCATTAATGGACAACGCAAGCTTCTTATCTCTGCTTCCATTCATTACCCTCGTAGTGTTCCTGCG ATGTGGCCTGGTCTTGTTCAAACAGCTAAACAAGGTGGTGTAGATGTCATTGAAACCTATGTTTTCTGGAATGGCCATGAACTTTCTCCAGGAAAT TATTACTTTGGAGGACGCTTCGATCTCGTTAAGTTTGCAAAGATTGTTCAAGATGCTGGAATGTATTTGATTCTCCGAATCGGTCCATTTGTTGCTGCAGAATGGAATTTTGG TGGAGTACCAGTATGGCTGCATTATATTCCAGGCACTGTATTCAGGACTTACAATCAGCCTTTTATG TATCATATGGAGAAATTTACAACATACATAGTGAACCTAATGAAGCAAGAGAAGCTTTTTGCTTCTCAAGGGGGTCCTATAATCTTATCCCAG ATAGAAAATGAATATGGATACTATGAAAACTATTATAAAGAGGATGGTAAGAAATATGCCTTATGGGCTGCAAAAATGGCTGTTTCTCAAAATACAAGTGTCCCTTGGATAATGTGCCAACAGTGGGATGCTCCAGATCCTGTG ATTGATACTTGCAACTCATTTTACTGTGATCAATTTAAGCCTACTTCTCCAAATAGGCCCAAAATGTGGACTGAGAACTGGCCTGGATG GTTTAAAACTTTCGGGGGAAGAGATCCTCACAGGCCAGCAGAAGATGTTGCTTTTTCTGTTGCTCGGTTCTTCCAGAAAGGTGGAAGTGTACATAATTACTAcatg TATCATGGAGGAACAAATTTTGGCCGTACAGCAGGCGGTCCATTCATTACCACAAGTTATGACTATGATGCCCCAGTAGATGAGTATG GATTGCCTAGACTTCCAAAATGGGGACATCTTAAGGACCTTCACAAAGCTATCAAGTTATGTGAGCATGTATTGCTTTATGGAAAATCGGTTAATGTCTCCCTTGGTCCTTCTGTGGAG GCTGATGTCTACACCGACTCATCTGGAGCGTGTGCTGCCTTCATTGCTAATGTTGATGATAAAAATGACAAGACAGTGGAATTTCGGAATGCATCATATCATATACCAGCATGGTCAGTTAGCATTCTTCCTGATTGCAAGAATGTAGTGTACAACACCGCAAAG GTTACtacccaaacaaacaaaattgcaATGATTCCAGAGAAATTGCAGCAATCAGATAAAGGTCAAAAAACTTTTAAATGGGATGTATGGAAGGAGAACCCAGGGATCTGGGGGAAGCCTGACTTTGTCATAAATGGCTTTGTCGACCACATCAATACTACCAAAGATACCACTGATTACCTGTGGCATACAACAAG CATATCCATTGATGAAAACGAAGAGATCCTAAAGAAAGGAAGCAAACCAGTTCTTCTAATAGAATCCAAGGGCCATGCTCTCCATGCTTTTGTGAATCAGAAATATCAAG GTACTGCATATGGAAATGGTTCACATTCAGCATTCACTTTTAAGAACCCCATCTCTCTCAAGGCAGGGAAGAATGAAATTGCTTTATTGAGCTTGACTGTTGGCTTGCAG aCTGCTGGACCATTTTATGACTTCGTAGGAGCAGGAGTAACAAGTGTAAAGATTAAGGGACTCAACAACAAGACGATAGACTTGTCTTCTAATGCGTGGACATACAAG ATTGGAGTACAAGGAGAACATCTAAAGATATATCAGGGCAATGGGTTGAATAGCGTGAGCTGGACATCTACTTCAGAACCACCTAAAGGGCAGACATTGACATGGTACAAG GccattgtggatgctccacCTGGAGATGAACCAGTTGGATTGGATATGTTGTATATGGGAAAAGGTTTTGCCTGGTTAAACGGAGAAGGAATCGGAAGATATTGGCCCAGGATAAGTGAATTCAAGAAGGAAGACTGTGTTGAAGAATGTGACTACAGAGGCAAATTCAATCCAGATAAATGTGACACTGGTTGTGGAGAACCTTCACAGAAATG GTATCATGTTCCACGATCATGGTTCAAGCCATCTGGAAATGTTCTTGTCTTCTTTGAGGAGAAAGGTGGTGATCCAACAAAGATAACGTTTGTGAGACGTAAAGTATCTACAACATAG
- the LOC123915008 gene encoding uncharacterized protein LOC123915008 has product MRLPTLVLTTKTLSVLKLKRVKLTLKKKDHDVVVDLPYLKVLHLESVCFTYYQDIIKLLSGCPILEDFQAKDLIVVKSSPLNPLLPSASGRDALSLSNLVRANISSAGIELHWLRNAHHLRIQASRNYCLDGMFHNLTYMELTFNLCFSNSCSTLKNAIKVTLYKFLEDQLSQLWFMI; this is encoded by the exons ATGAGGTTGCCTACTTTGGTTCTAACTACCAAAACCTTGTCAGTCCTCAAATTGAAGAGAGTTAAACTAACACTCAAGAAGAAGGATCATGATGTTGTGGTTGATCTTCCCTATCTCAAAGTTCTTCACTTAGAATCTGTCTGTTTCACATATTATCAAGATATCATCAAACTTCTTTCTGGCTGTCCCATTCTAGAGGACTTCCAAGCAAAGGATTTAATCGTAGTAAAGTCTTCGCCATTAAATCCTTTGCTTCCTAGTGCTAGTGGTAGAGATGCTCTAAGCCTATCCAATTTGGTCAGAGCTAACATTTCTTCTGCTGGTATTGAGCTTCATTGGCTTCGTAACGCCCACCATCTCCGCATACAAGCT TCGAGGAACTATTGTTTAGATGGCATGTTTCACAACTTAACCTATATGGAGCTGACATTCAATTTATGTTTTAGTAATTCATGCAGTACATTGAAGAATGCAATAAAAGTTACTTTATATAAGTTCCTCGAAGATCAACTTAGTCAATTATGGTTTATGATTTAG
- the LOC123913380 gene encoding uncharacterized protein LOC123913380 codes for MSHISDIKLIRTDTTLDLSQKAEKANLGSSQTLLHQSLSFLNQQILPHFIFTLKSKNMSGVSLATNPQPHHAEQTEPETADTKPKQRTDAAPSSGGMMGSLRVIELQLVAFILVFSASGLVPLLDLVFPALASAYILALAHFAFPSSSSSTTTSNSQQEIFKGSRMFRMYVIVGTTIGLFLPLAYVLGGFARGDEHAVRSATPHLFLLSFQILTENIISSLSLFSPPVRALVPMIYTIRRIFVDIDWINDVWLNKTLPANARIQDTAWYWFGKGLAVANLVYFSINLCGFLIPRFLPRAFERYFQERGEIYAKAGEDKRSMALNKPQLSEKKTD; via the exons ATGAGCCACATATcagatattaaactgataagaacagATACTACACTTGATCTTAGCCAAAAGGCCGAGAAAG CAAATTTAGGATCATCACAAACACTCCTACACCAAAGCCTTTCTTTTCTGAACCAACAAATTCTGCCTCATTTCATTTTCACTT TGAAATCAAAGAACATGTCTGGTGTATCTCTAGCAACAAATCCTCAACCACATCATGCAGAACAAACAGAACCAGAAACTGCAGacacaaaaccaaaacaaagaaCAGATGCAGCACCTTCATCAGGTGGAATGATGGGTTCATTACGTGTAATAGAGCTTCAACTTGTAGCATTCATCTTAGTTTTTTCAGCAAGTGGTCTTGTTCCACTTCTTGATCTAGTTTTTCCTGCTCTTGCTTCTGCATATATCTTAGCACTTGCACATTTTGCATttccatcatcatcttcttctactACTACATCAAATTCACAACAAGAGATTTTCAAAGGAAGTAGAATGTTTAGAATGTATGTTATTGTTGGAACAACTATTGGTTTGTTTTTACCACTTGCTTATGTTCTTGGAGGGTTTGCAAGAGGTGATGAACATGCTGTGCGTTCTGCAACACCACATCTTTTCTTGCTTTCTTTTCAGATTTTGACTGAGAATATTATTAGTAGTTTGTCTTTGTTTTCACCACCTGTTAGAGCTTTGGTTCCTATGATTTATACTATTAGAAGGATCTTTGTTGATATTGATTGGATCAATGATGTTTGGCTCAACAAGACTTTACCTGCTAATGCTCGCATTCAG GACACAGCATGGTATTGGTTTGGGAAGGGTCTAGCAGTGGCAAATCTGGTTTATTTCTCAATCAATCTATGTGGATTCTTGATACCAAGGTTCCTTCCAAGAGCTTTTGAGAGGTATTTCCAAGAAAGAGGAGAGATTTATGCTAAGGCAGGAGAGGATAAGCGATCTATGGCTCTCAACAAACCACAATTATCAGAGAAGAAGACAGATTAG